The following proteins are encoded in a genomic region of Variovorax paradoxus:
- a CDS encoding DUF971 domain-containing protein, with amino-acid sequence MAGLQAGAPTPQSITVHGQSRVLEVGFSDGATFRIPFELMRIYSPSAEVQGHGPGQEILQTGKREVELVDLKPVGNYAVQPVFSDGHDTGIFSWNLLYELGAKEAELWAEYERRLAAAGADRDAPMIDKGGSACSTH; translated from the coding sequence ATGGCAGGTTTGCAAGCCGGCGCACCGACGCCGCAATCGATCACTGTGCATGGCCAGTCGCGCGTACTCGAAGTCGGCTTTTCGGATGGGGCCACTTTCCGTATTCCGTTCGAGCTGATGCGCATCTATTCGCCGTCGGCCGAAGTGCAGGGCCACGGCCCGGGCCAGGAAATCCTGCAGACCGGCAAGCGCGAGGTCGAGCTGGTCGACCTGAAGCCGGTGGGCAACTACGCCGTGCAGCCGGTTTTCAGCGACGGCCACGACACCGGCATCTTCTCGTGGAACCTGCTGTACGAACTCGGCGCCAAGGAGGCCGAGCTCTGGGCCGAATACGAGCGCCGGCTCGCTGCCGCCGGTGCCGACCGCGATGCGCCGATGATCGACAAAGGCGGCTCCGCCTGCAGCACCCACTGA
- a CDS encoding HIT family protein, with protein sequence MTKQQGCPFCEGPGGRVVFEGAKLRVIHAEEAGFPAFYRVIWREHAAEFSDLDAADRVLCMEAVTVVEQCLREHLAPAKINLAALGNMVPHLHWHVIARFADDTHFPGSVWAPVQREPNAAHNAAVAARLPAIESAMIARLGTRSF encoded by the coding sequence ATGACAAAGCAACAAGGCTGCCCTTTCTGCGAAGGCCCGGGTGGCCGCGTCGTCTTTGAAGGCGCGAAGCTGCGCGTCATCCATGCCGAAGAGGCCGGCTTTCCGGCCTTCTACCGCGTGATCTGGCGCGAGCATGCGGCGGAGTTTTCCGACCTCGACGCGGCCGACCGCGTGCTGTGCATGGAAGCGGTGACGGTGGTCGAGCAGTGCCTGCGCGAGCACCTGGCGCCGGCCAAGATCAATCTCGCGGCGCTCGGCAACATGGTGCCGCACCTGCATTGGCACGTGATCGCACGGTTCGCCGACGACACCCATTTTCCGGGCTCGGTCTGGGCGCCGGTGCAGCGCGAACCCAATGCGGCCCACAACGCCGCCGTGGCCGCACGCCTGCCTGCAATCGAGAGTGCGATGATCGCCCGACTGGGCACAAGGAGCTTCTGA
- the ubiE gene encoding bifunctional demethylmenaquinone methyltransferase/2-methoxy-6-polyprenyl-1,4-benzoquinol methylase UbiE: MSTTHFGFEKVDESEKAQRVRGVFDSVATRYDLMNDLMSMGLHRAWKAYTVMVANVGEGSRVLDIAGGTGDLALAFAKKVGASGQVVHTDINEAMLRTGRDRLLDAGVALPTLVCDAEKLPFPSDHFDVVTVAFGLRNMTHKDIALKEMNRVLKPRGKLLVLEFSKVAKPLAKAYDWYSFNVLPKLGKLVAGDDASYRYLAESIRMHPAQDELKTLMKEGGFGHVDYHNMTGGVVALHVGIKC; the protein is encoded by the coding sequence ATGAGCACCACCCACTTCGGCTTCGAAAAAGTCGACGAAAGCGAGAAGGCGCAACGTGTCCGCGGCGTCTTCGATTCCGTGGCCACGCGCTACGACCTCATGAACGACCTGATGTCGATGGGGTTGCACCGCGCCTGGAAGGCGTACACCGTGATGGTGGCCAACGTGGGCGAAGGCTCGCGCGTGCTCGACATCGCGGGCGGCACCGGCGACCTCGCACTGGCTTTCGCGAAGAAGGTCGGCGCCAGCGGCCAGGTGGTGCACACCGACATCAACGAAGCCATGCTGCGCACCGGCCGCGACCGTCTGCTCGATGCCGGCGTGGCGCTGCCCACGCTGGTCTGCGATGCCGAGAAGCTGCCGTTTCCGAGCGACCATTTCGATGTGGTGACCGTGGCATTCGGCCTGCGCAACATGACGCACAAGGACATCGCGCTGAAGGAAATGAACCGCGTGCTCAAGCCGCGCGGCAAGCTCCTGGTGCTCGAGTTCTCGAAGGTCGCGAAGCCCCTCGCCAAGGCCTACGACTGGTATTCGTTCAACGTTCTGCCGAAGCTGGGCAAGCTGGTGGCGGGCGACGATGCGAGCTATCGCTACCTGGCCGAATCCATCCGGATGCATCCCGCGCAAGACGAACTCAAGACCCTCATGAAAGAGGGCGGTTTCGGGCATGTGGACTATCACAACATGACGGGTGGCGTGGTTGCCCTTCATGTTGGAATCAAGTGTTGA